In one window of Propionispora hippei DSM 15287 DNA:
- a CDS encoding ABC transporter ATP-binding protein — protein sequence MSLLELKNVSMAYGGKVLAVNNVDLTVEKGEWLAVMGPSGSGKTTLMNIIGCMDKATAGSVILDGVDLTEVSHRQLTMLRRDKIGMVFQQFHLIPYLTAVENIMVAQYYHSIPDKKEALAALARVGLEDRASHLPSQLSGGEQQRVCIARALINYPVLILADEPTGNLDEANEKLVMQIFHELHDEGHTILTVTHAPEVGAEAERAIIMDHGRIVESGVSKAV from the coding sequence ATGAGCTTATTGGAATTGAAAAATGTGTCAATGGCCTATGGCGGCAAAGTATTGGCTGTAAATAATGTTGATCTGACGGTGGAAAAAGGAGAATGGCTGGCCGTGATGGGGCCTTCCGGCTCAGGGAAAACAACCTTGATGAATATCATCGGTTGTATGGATAAAGCTACAGCCGGCTCGGTCATTTTGGATGGGGTTGACCTGACCGAGGTTAGCCACCGGCAGCTTACCATGCTGCGTCGTGATAAAATCGGTATGGTATTTCAACAGTTCCATCTGATTCCTTATCTTACGGCTGTGGAAAATATTATGGTTGCCCAGTACTATCACAGCATACCGGACAAAAAAGAGGCGCTAGCCGCCCTGGCCCGGGTCGGGCTGGAAGACCGCGCTTCGCATCTGCCAAGCCAGTTGTCGGGTGGCGAACAGCAACGGGTATGCATTGCCCGCGCCCTGATCAATTATCCGGTGCTGATTCTGGCTGATGAGCCGACCGGTAATTTGGATGAGGCAAATGAAAAGCTGGTTATGCAAATTTTTCATGAACTGCATGATGAAGGCCATACGATCTTGACTGTTACCCATGCGCCGGAAGTCGGCGCCGAGGCGGAGCGGGCCATTATCATGGACCATGGCCGCATTGTAGAGAGCGGGGTGAGTAAAGCAGTATGA
- a CDS encoding FMN-binding protein yields the protein MKLKKKYTLLMLAGTLSAQFLAGCGQQPATDIAVKDTASPKKAPCCDLSDTKDGSYTGESSSDDSMGKGRIAISVKDHKIVSVNYVGVDSEGKLKGADYGKTNGKIENPAFYQKAQTAVKANTAYAEQLLQVQELAKVDAISGATISYQQFIEAAKTALLEAKK from the coding sequence ATGAAGCTAAAGAAGAAATATACCCTTCTGATGCTGGCCGGGACCTTGTCGGCGCAGTTTCTGGCCGGCTGCGGGCAGCAGCCGGCCACCGATATTGCCGTGAAAGACACCGCTTCGCCTAAGAAAGCACCCTGTTGTGATTTATCTGATACGAAAGACGGGTCGTATACGGGGGAAAGCTCGTCCGATGATTCGATGGGAAAGGGCCGGATTGCCATTTCGGTTAAAGATCACAAAATTGTTTCGGTAAACTATGTCGGTGTCGATTCGGAAGGGAAACTCAAGGGAGCCGACTATGGAAAAACTAACGGCAAGATTGAGAATCCGGCGTTTTACCAGAAAGCACAAACTGCCGTAAAGGCAAATACGGCTTATGCTGAGCAACTGCTTCAGGTGCAGGAGCTGGCCAAGGTAGATGCCATTTCCGGGGCGACTATATCGTATCAACAATTTATTGAGGCGGCTAAGACGGCGCTGTTGGAAGCAAAGAAATAG
- a CDS encoding NAD(P)/FAD-dependent oxidoreductase: protein MDTQKFDIAVIGGGPAGLSAALTGRVRNKQVALFEHLNHSEKLQKAHIVDNYLGMPQITGQGMMQQFVAHCLAQKPALIQEKVVTVFPGDDGFTLLTPVNTYEARSVILATGVVSTPLFKGEKSFLGRGVSYCATCDGMFYKDKDVAVISYTSEGEPEAEFLGEICRNVFYFPQYRPQPAALRSQVKIVPGRPRFIEGDTQVEKLVTDKEEHKVSGIFIIRQSDPVENVLPGLVLDGEVIQVNRDMSTNIPGVFAAGDCTGKPWQIAKATGEGLIAVLSAISYLDKKPI from the coding sequence ATGGATACACAAAAGTTTGATATTGCTGTCATCGGCGGCGGTCCGGCAGGTCTGTCGGCAGCCTTGACCGGCAGGGTCCGCAACAAACAGGTTGCTCTGTTTGAACACTTGAATCACAGTGAAAAATTGCAAAAAGCCCATATTGTCGATAATTATCTGGGCATGCCACAGATTACCGGGCAGGGAATGATGCAGCAGTTTGTGGCCCATTGTCTGGCCCAGAAGCCTGCCTTGATTCAGGAAAAGGTGGTTACTGTTTTTCCGGGAGACGACGGATTTACCTTGCTGACTCCTGTTAACACCTATGAAGCGAGGTCGGTCATTTTGGCTACCGGCGTGGTGAGCACGCCTCTGTTTAAAGGGGAAAAAAGCTTCTTGGGTCGCGGTGTCAGCTACTGTGCAACCTGTGACGGCATGTTCTATAAGGATAAAGACGTAGCTGTCATATCTTATACCAGTGAGGGTGAGCCGGAGGCCGAGTTTCTTGGTGAGATCTGCCGTAACGTGTTCTATTTTCCCCAATACCGGCCACAGCCGGCCGCCCTGCGGTCCCAGGTCAAGATTGTACCGGGCAGACCGCGGTTTATCGAGGGTGACACGCAGGTGGAAAAATTGGTTACCGATAAGGAGGAGCATAAGGTCAGCGGTATTTTCATCATACGCCAGTCCGACCCGGTGGAAAATGTACTGCCTGGTTTGGTCTTGGACGGTGAGGTCATCCAGGTGAACAGGGATATGTCGACCAATATTCCCGGTGTCTTTGCCGCCGGTGATTGCACAGGCAAGCCCTGGCAGATAGCCAAGGCTACCGGCGAAGGATTAATTGCCGTACTGAGCGCCATTTCCTATTTGGATAAAAAACCTATATAG
- a CDS encoding YkvI family membrane protein — protein sequence MHFKKVLAVFKIAAAYAGTIIGAGFASGQELLQFFVVYGATGLWGILLAGVLFSLLGYCILELGYRLRATGYHQVLYYVCGQKIAVFFDIIIAVFLFSVLTIMLAGAGTMCEDVFALPRFYGLTAMALLAFGTAVCGIRGITFINMCMLPLLALSTLSVGLYSIVYHGITADLLTYSIPVSTYDQPHWILSSVLYVSYNLIMGSTVLAPLGPFIPTRQLRFWGSLTGGFFITLLAGFVAFIVMLHYPDILSYEIPMLEISSTQPSINSIAYACMFLTAMYTTAATTLYACADKLRVTSGLGLGKAGILIAAASLYLSQFGFSTLISFVFPLVGYLSLYFMFRLCYIGFLSK from the coding sequence ATGCATTTCAAAAAGGTACTGGCCGTTTTTAAAATTGCCGCTGCCTATGCGGGCACCATCATTGGCGCCGGCTTTGCTTCCGGCCAGGAACTGCTGCAGTTTTTCGTCGTTTACGGCGCCACAGGGCTTTGGGGCATCCTGCTGGCCGGCGTTTTGTTCTCCCTGCTGGGCTATTGCATTCTGGAACTGGGCTACCGGCTGCGGGCCACCGGCTATCATCAGGTGTTATATTACGTATGCGGCCAGAAAATCGCCGTCTTTTTTGACATCATCATTGCCGTATTTCTGTTTAGCGTATTAACCATCATGCTGGCCGGCGCCGGAACCATGTGCGAGGACGTGTTTGCCCTGCCCCGCTTTTATGGCTTAACCGCCATGGCCCTCCTCGCTTTTGGCACAGCCGTCTGCGGCATCCGTGGCATTACCTTCATTAATATGTGCATGCTGCCGCTGCTGGCTTTATCCACATTATCCGTAGGGCTGTATTCTATCGTATATCACGGCATTACGGCCGATCTACTGACGTATTCCATACCTGTCAGCACCTATGATCAGCCGCATTGGATTTTATCCAGCGTATTATATGTTTCCTATAACTTGATCATGGGCTCCACCGTGCTGGCGCCGCTGGGGCCGTTTATCCCCACCCGGCAACTACGGTTTTGGGGCAGCCTGACCGGCGGCTTTTTTATAACCCTGCTGGCCGGCTTTGTCGCCTTTATCGTCATGCTGCACTATCCCGATATTCTCAGCTACGAAATTCCCATGCTAGAAATTTCCAGCACTCAGCCCAGCATTAATTCCATCGCCTACGCCTGCATGTTTCTGACGGCCATGTATACCACGGCGGCCACCACGCTCTATGCCTGCGCCGACAAACTGCGCGTCACTTCAGGTCTGGGGCTCGGCAAGGCCGGTATATTGATTGCCGCGGCCAGTCTTTACTTGAGCCAATTTGGCTTTTCCACACTGATCTCTTTTGTGTTCCCTCTCGTCGGCTATCTGTCGCTTTATTTTATGTTTCGTCTCTGCTATATAGGTTTTTTATCCAAATAG
- the serS gene encoding serine--tRNA ligase: protein MLDIKFIRDNTETVLQALQNRASTMNLDEFIVLERERREVLSEVESLKNKRNVVSQEISKLKKAKENADELVAEMRAVGDRIAVLDGQVKQMESAISDIVMNIPNVPHQSVVIGADETANQEIRRWGTPREFDTEPKAHWEIGEKLGLLDFERGGKVTGARFTFYRGLGARLERSLINFMLDLHTREHGYTEFFPPFIANKDSMTGTGQLPKFGQDMFKLEGLDYYLIPTAEVPVTNLHRGEILDGKDLPLCYTAYSACFRAEAGAAGRDTRGLIRQHQFNKVELVKFSKPEDSYQELEKLTNNAERVLQLLGLPYRVVLLCTGDMGFSSAKTYDLEVWLPSFGKYREISSCSNFEDFQARRADIKFRREPKAKPEFVHTLNGSGVAIGRTVAAILENYQQDDGSVVVPEALRPYMGVDVIK, encoded by the coding sequence ATGTTGGATATCAAGTTTATCCGTGATAACACGGAAACCGTGCTGCAAGCTTTGCAAAACCGTGCTTCCACAATGAATTTAGACGAATTCATTGTTTTGGAAAGAGAGCGCCGTGAAGTGTTAAGCGAGGTCGAAAGTCTCAAAAATAAAAGAAATGTTGTATCGCAGGAAATTAGCAAGCTGAAAAAAGCTAAGGAAAATGCCGATGAGCTGGTGGCTGAGATGCGGGCTGTAGGCGACCGGATTGCGGTATTGGATGGTCAGGTAAAGCAAATGGAAAGTGCCATTAGCGATATTGTTATGAATATTCCCAATGTCCCCCATCAATCGGTAGTGATCGGCGCTGATGAAACGGCGAACCAGGAAATTCGCCGCTGGGGGACGCCCCGTGAGTTTGACACGGAACCCAAGGCTCATTGGGAGATTGGGGAAAAGCTCGGCTTATTGGATTTTGAGCGGGGTGGCAAGGTAACCGGCGCACGGTTTACCTTTTACCGGGGGCTGGGAGCACGCCTGGAGCGTTCGCTGATTAACTTCATGCTGGATTTGCATACCCGTGAGCATGGATATACCGAGTTTTTTCCGCCCTTTATTGCTAATAAGGACAGTATGACCGGAACAGGACAATTGCCCAAATTCGGACAGGATATGTTTAAGCTGGAAGGGTTGGACTACTATTTGATCCCGACTGCCGAAGTGCCTGTTACCAATTTGCATCGTGGTGAAATTCTGGATGGCAAGGACCTGCCGCTGTGCTATACGGCTTACAGTGCCTGCTTCCGGGCTGAAGCCGGTGCCGCCGGCAGAGACACGCGGGGTCTCATTCGCCAGCATCAGTTTAATAAGGTGGAACTGGTTAAGTTCAGCAAGCCGGAAGATTCCTACCAGGAGCTGGAGAAGCTCACCAATAATGCCGAACGGGTTTTACAACTGCTGGGACTGCCTTATCGTGTTGTTTTATTGTGTACCGGCGACATGGGCTTCTCCTCAGCTAAGACCTATGACCTGGAGGTCTGGCTGCCGAGTTTTGGAAAATACCGGGAAATTTCCTCCTGCTCGAACTTTGAGGATTTCCAGGCCCGCCGGGCGGATATCAAGTTCCGTCGCGAACCCAAGGCCAAGCCCGAGTTTGTGCATACTCTGAATGGTTCAGGTGTGGCTATTGGCCGGACGGTAGCCGCCATATTGGAAAACTACCAGCAGGATGACGGTTCGGTGGTTGTACCGGAAGCGCTGCGTCCGTATATGGGTGTTGATGTAATAAAATAG
- a CDS encoding FeoA family protein, which yields MSKQLSELKPGEQGVVVKVKGNGPVYRRIVDMGIVPGANITVLKYAPLGDPIEIKVKGFNLSLRKSEASMIQLEGA from the coding sequence ATGTCTAAGCAGTTGAGCGAGTTGAAGCCTGGCGAACAGGGAGTTGTTGTCAAGGTAAAAGGCAACGGACCTGTTTACCGTCGGATTGTGGATATGGGAATTGTCCCCGGTGCCAATATTACGGTGTTGAAATATGCCCCCTTGGGCGATCCGATTGAAATCAAGGTAAAAGGGTTTAACTTATCCTTGCGTAAATCGGAAGCATCCATGATTCAGCTTGAAGGAGCTTAA
- a CDS encoding FeoA family protein: protein MPLTMASPGQEVKVVDIRHCGDHRIRLLDMGLTTGALVRVISRNTSSLLIGVKRTRIMLEFRLAHQIDVQQ, encoded by the coding sequence ATGCCGCTGACTATGGCAAGTCCCGGACAGGAAGTTAAAGTAGTTGATATAAGACATTGCGGTGATCATCGTATCCGTCTGCTGGATATGGGGTTGACAACCGGTGCGCTGGTTCGCGTGATTAGCCGGAATACATCCTCCCTGCTGATTGGTGTTAAACGGACGCGGATTATGCTGGAGTTCCGGCTGGCCCATCAAATTGACGTTCAACAGTAG
- a CDS encoding aminotransferase class I/II-fold pyridoxal phosphate-dependent enzyme, which yields MYSRQTDTPLLKAMQKYVADGVMPFHTPGHKQGKGMHPVLENILGRATLALDLALMEDMDDLHEPHGCIKEAQDLTAQLYGADHSFFVVNGTTGGIYAMILAVAGPGDKIIVPRNAHRSIIGGIILSGAIPVFMQPEVDSELGLAMGVTPETVAMAVQLHPEAKGVLIINPTYYGVATDLKKIVDIVHAHNMVVMVDEAHGPHLKFGDCLPVQALDAGADMCAQSTHKIIGAMTQCSIVHCREGRIRVPHLKSMLQLVQSTSPNYIMLASLDVARMQMATQGYDLVNRAIKLAEWTRTEINKIPGLYCFGREKIGNPGVHSIDPTKVTVTVKGLGLQGAEAERILRHKYNIQVELSDMYNVLFLITLGDGELEVQTLVRALRDMAEHYSGKSDFAAMEDVYAATRYPAPPEGVLSPRDALFGNTCMVPFQQSAGFVCAEIVTFYPPGIPLLCPGERISQDIIDYCTQLQAAGLHISGPEDYTLKTIKVVD from the coding sequence ATGTACTCCAGACAGACAGATACACCGCTATTAAAAGCCATGCAAAAATATGTGGCCGATGGCGTTATGCCTTTTCATACACCGGGACATAAACAGGGCAAGGGCATGCATCCCGTCCTGGAAAACATATTGGGTAGAGCTACCTTAGCGCTGGACTTGGCATTAATGGAAGATATGGATGATTTGCACGAACCCCATGGTTGTATCAAAGAAGCTCAGGATTTGACCGCTCAGTTATACGGGGCCGACCATAGCTTTTTTGTGGTCAACGGTACTACCGGTGGCATATATGCCATGATTTTGGCAGTGGCCGGACCGGGAGACAAGATTATCGTGCCACGCAATGCTCATCGTTCGATTATTGGCGGCATTATTTTGAGCGGTGCAATTCCGGTGTTTATGCAGCCCGAGGTTGACAGCGAGCTGGGTCTGGCGATGGGAGTTACGCCGGAAACGGTGGCAATGGCGGTGCAACTGCACCCTGAAGCCAAGGGTGTTCTGATTATCAATCCTACCTATTACGGGGTAGCCACCGATCTTAAAAAGATCGTTGATATTGTACATGCCCACAATATGGTGGTTATGGTGGACGAGGCGCACGGACCGCACCTGAAATTTGGCGACTGTCTGCCGGTTCAGGCGCTTGATGCCGGTGCCGATATGTGCGCTCAAAGTACACATAAAATTATTGGTGCCATGACCCAGTGCTCTATTGTACACTGCCGGGAGGGGCGCATCCGGGTGCCGCACTTGAAATCCATGCTCCAACTGGTCCAGTCGACCAGCCCTAACTATATTATGCTGGCTTCGCTCGATGTTGCCCGGATGCAGATGGCAACCCAGGGCTATGATTTGGTAAACCGGGCGATTAAGCTGGCGGAGTGGACGCGGACCGAAATTAATAAAATTCCGGGGCTGTATTGCTTTGGCCGGGAAAAAATCGGCAATCCCGGGGTGCACAGCATCGACCCGACTAAAGTTACGGTAACTGTCAAGGGTCTGGGCCTGCAAGGGGCCGAAGCCGAGCGGATACTGCGTCATAAGTATAATATTCAGGTAGAGCTTTCCGATATGTATAATGTATTGTTCCTGATCACCCTGGGCGACGGTGAGCTGGAGGTACAGACGCTGGTGCGGGCTTTGCGGGATATGGCGGAGCATTATTCAGGCAAAAGTGATTTTGCCGCTATGGAAGATGTCTATGCCGCCACTCGTTACCCGGCGCCGCCGGAAGGAGTTTTATCGCCGCGGGATGCGCTGTTTGGCAATACCTGCATGGTGCCGTTCCAACAATCCGCCGGGTTTGTTTGCGCCGAAATTGTTACCTTTTATCCGCCGGGCATACCGCTTTTATGTCCGGGCGAACGGATTTCACAGGATATTATCGACTACTGCACACAGCTTCAGGCAGCGGGACTTCATATTTCCGGCCCGGAAGACTATACGCTAAAAACAATAAAAGTGGTGGACTAA
- a CDS encoding dTMP kinase gives MTGKLIIIEAGDGCGKATQTATLCRRLEQEGRRVRKVEFPDYQSPSSALIKMYLQGHFGRDAAAVNPYAASTFYAVDRFASYKADWESFLKAGGIVVCDRYTTSNMVHQAVKLADAAARESFLDWLWDFEFVKMGLPVPDAVILLDMPPAYSQKLLAERTSKAGFAEKDIHEQDQAYLTRCYDCYRQIAERYGWQIVPCVKDETLRSIDDIHEEVYARVASLLTGANNPG, from the coding sequence GTGACAGGAAAACTGATTATTATTGAAGCCGGCGACGGCTGCGGCAAAGCGACACAGACGGCAACGCTCTGCCGCCGGCTGGAACAGGAAGGCCGCCGGGTTAGAAAAGTAGAATTTCCCGATTATCAAAGCCCGTCTTCGGCGCTGATAAAAATGTACCTGCAGGGACATTTCGGCCGGGATGCGGCAGCAGTCAATCCCTATGCAGCATCCACCTTCTATGCGGTGGACCGTTTTGCCTCCTACAAGGCAGACTGGGAAAGCTTTTTGAAGGCCGGGGGGATTGTAGTATGCGACCGCTATACCACTTCCAATATGGTGCATCAGGCGGTGAAGCTTGCCGATGCGGCGGCCAGAGAGAGCTTTCTGGACTGGCTGTGGGATTTTGAGTTTGTTAAAATGGGACTGCCTGTGCCTGATGCGGTCATCTTGCTGGATATGCCGCCTGCCTACAGCCAAAAGTTGCTGGCCGAACGGACCAGCAAGGCGGGCTTTGCTGAAAAGGATATTCATGAGCAGGACCAGGCTTACCTGACGCGCTGTTATGACTGTTACCGGCAAATTGCCGAACGTTACGGCTGGCAGATCGTACCCTGTGTAAAGGATGAAACGCTAAGAAGCATTGATGACATTCACGAAGAAGTGTATGCCCGGGTGGCCAGCCTGCTGACCGGTGCCAATAACCCCGGCTGA
- a CDS encoding YaaR family protein, translating to MKINKMGTGNPLPVTERDTGGKAEKTDGHFASDLLKIQDGQSKERLNALLEQITEQGKRLGQVPTYSELKTYRELVRNFIGEAVGNMYSLKSQAGWDRYGRQKVYTIIKKVDSTLEELAEDVRQGQKRQLDIMAKQDAIRGMLVDLYM from the coding sequence GTGAAAATTAATAAGATGGGAACAGGCAATCCACTTCCTGTAACCGAGCGCGATACCGGGGGGAAGGCGGAAAAAACGGATGGCCATTTTGCTTCTGATCTATTGAAAATACAGGATGGGCAGTCTAAGGAACGGCTGAATGCATTACTCGAGCAGATTACCGAGCAGGGAAAGCGGTTGGGACAAGTGCCCACCTACTCCGAGCTTAAGACTTACCGTGAATTGGTCCGGAATTTTATCGGCGAAGCGGTAGGCAATATGTACAGCCTGAAATCTCAGGCCGGCTGGGATCGCTATGGGCGGCAGAAAGTATATACCATTATAAAAAAGGTGGATTCCACACTGGAAGAATTGGCGGAGGATGTACGGCAGGGGCAGAAGCGCCAGTTGGATATTATGGCTAAACAGGATGCGATTCGCGGCATGCTGGTAGATTTATATATGTAA
- the holB gene encoding DNA polymerase III subunit delta', with protein MNWDSIIGHTATIANLRAMLQADRMPHALLFAGPEGVGKMLTAGVLSAALLCESADKPCGRCPSCRQFDQNNHPDFSLIRPEGASIRIEQIRALQHQVSLVPYLGDRRVVVIENSDKMTTQAANSLLKVLEEPPGRAVFILVTARRQMLLDTIISRCLTVWFQAQPWQELLAALVAKGYPAREAEVAVRLGNGKMGTALGLLEPDGLRVRDQAFTLVAALTDTGGQALWTLPEELEKYTRQDVLELLHYVTLLLRDILVYRVNWEQSLLFNIDLTEQLAEQALYWEETALLAAFGQIRQAERALTGNGNIRLVLEALLIHIMEMMKGGQHFASSSGSAI; from the coding sequence TTGAACTGGGATAGCATAATTGGTCATACAGCTACAATTGCAAACTTGCGGGCGATGCTTCAGGCGGACCGAATGCCCCACGCGTTGTTGTTTGCCGGCCCCGAGGGGGTCGGTAAAATGCTTACGGCCGGGGTGTTGTCCGCCGCCTTGCTATGCGAGTCGGCGGACAAGCCTTGCGGAAGGTGTCCGTCCTGCCGGCAGTTTGACCAGAATAATCATCCGGATTTCAGTCTAATCCGCCCGGAAGGAGCCAGTATCCGCATTGAACAAATCAGGGCGCTGCAGCATCAGGTGTCCTTGGTGCCTTATTTAGGAGACCGGCGCGTTGTGGTTATTGAAAATTCGGATAAAATGACAACTCAGGCGGCAAACAGCCTGTTAAAAGTTCTGGAGGAGCCGCCGGGACGCGCTGTGTTTATTTTAGTGACCGCCAGACGGCAAATGCTGTTGGATACGATTATATCCCGCTGCCTGACCGTTTGGTTTCAGGCTCAGCCCTGGCAAGAGTTACTGGCGGCACTGGTGGCGAAGGGATATCCGGCCAGAGAGGCAGAAGTGGCTGTGCGGTTGGGAAACGGTAAAATGGGCACGGCACTGGGGCTGCTGGAGCCGGACGGTTTGCGGGTCCGCGACCAGGCGTTTACCCTGGTAGCCGCTCTGACGGATACCGGCGGACAAGCCCTTTGGACTTTGCCGGAGGAACTGGAAAAGTATACAAGGCAGGATGTGCTGGAGCTTTTGCACTATGTGACTTTGCTGCTGCGGGATATATTAGTATACCGGGTAAACTGGGAGCAAAGCCTGCTGTTTAATATAGACCTGACCGAGCAACTGGCTGAACAGGCTCTTTACTGGGAAGAGACGGCCTTGCTGGCGGCCTTTGGACAAATTCGCCAGGCGGAAAGGGCCTTGACGGGTAATGGCAATATTCGTTTAGTCCTGGAAGCTTTATTGATTCATATAATGGAAATGATGAAAGGAGGACAGCATTTTGCAAGTAGTAGTGGGAGTGCGATTTAA
- a CDS encoding PSP1 domain-containing protein, translated as MQVVVGVRFKKAGKIYYFDPGHFKLAAGDHVIVETARGLEYGEIVIGVREVADKDIVAPLKTVQRQATEADKEKVKENRAKEVEAFTLCSQKIAAHGLPMNLVDVEYTFDVNKIIFYFTADGRIDFRELVKDLASVFRTRIELRQIGVRDEAKMMGGIGCCGRPLCCATFLGDFEPVSIRMAKDQNLSLNPTKISGICGRLMCCLKYESDRYSSSSKKITPPPVGVDVVTIEGEGKVVAVNHNKKLATVVLTDGKTVDVPWEDVVEKETNGA; from the coding sequence TTGCAAGTAGTAGTGGGAGTGCGATTTAAGAAAGCAGGAAAAATATATTATTTTGATCCCGGACACTTTAAGCTGGCTGCCGGTGATCATGTGATTGTCGAGACGGCCAGAGGGCTGGAATATGGAGAAATTGTTATTGGGGTGCGGGAAGTGGCCGACAAGGATATTGTTGCGCCGTTAAAAACCGTTCAACGTCAGGCGACGGAGGCCGATAAGGAAAAGGTGAAGGAAAACAGGGCCAAGGAAGTTGAAGCATTTACCCTGTGCAGCCAAAAAATCGCGGCCCATGGCCTGCCGATGAATCTGGTTGATGTAGAATATACTTTTGATGTAAATAAAATCATATTTTATTTTACCGCCGACGGCCGTATTGATTTTAGAGAACTGGTTAAAGATCTGGCCTCGGTTTTTCGTACCCGCATCGAGCTTAGGCAGATCGGTGTCAGGGATGAAGCCAAAATGATGGGCGGGATTGGCTGTTGCGGGCGTCCTTTATGCTGCGCAACCTTTCTGGGGGACTTTGAGCCTGTATCCATCCGGATGGCCAAGGACCAGAATTTATCGCTCAATCCGACCAAAATTTCCGGCATTTGCGGGCGCTTGATGTGTTGTCTGAAATATGAGAGCGACCGCTACAGCTCCTCCAGCAAGAAGATTACGCCGCCGCCTGTGGGGGTTGACGTAGTTACGATTGAAGGCGAGGGGAAGGTGGTGGCTGTCAACCATAATAAGAAGCTGGCTACCGTAGTCCTGACTGACGGTAAAACCGTTGATGTGCCCTGGGAAGATGTAGTGGAAAAAGAAACGAATGGAGCATAA
- a CDS encoding tRNA1(Val) (adenine(37)-N6)-methyltransferase produces MEHKDWLQPKERLDDLGINGLKIIQHPDEFCFSLDAVLLSHFVMLRPGDRVVDLGTGTGVMPLLLTTRDVGSVTGIELDRQISERAARSVALNYLQDKVTILQGDLRQLKGVLAAGAYEVVIANPPYRPVGGGYISPQAGIARACHELTATLQDVVAAARYLVKYRGRFAMVHLPERMAEILSVMGAAGLEPKRLQLVHPHLNKGPNMLLVEGIRGARPGLEVLPPLIVYEGDGSYTEDLLQYYPKEIRQMAVKEGRQMLR; encoded by the coding sequence ATGGAGCATAAAGACTGGCTGCAGCCAAAAGAACGGCTGGATGATCTTGGCATCAATGGTTTGAAAATTATTCAGCATCCTGATGAATTTTGCTTTTCTTTGGATGCCGTCTTATTGTCGCATTTTGTGATGCTGAGGCCCGGTGACAGGGTGGTCGACTTGGGTACGGGAACCGGCGTGATGCCACTTTTGCTTACCACCCGGGACGTTGGTTCCGTAACCGGCATTGAGCTTGATCGTCAAATATCGGAAAGGGCGGCGCGCAGTGTGGCCCTAAATTACCTGCAGGATAAGGTTACTATTTTGCAGGGCGATCTTCGGCAGCTAAAGGGTGTGCTGGCGGCCGGCGCATATGAAGTTGTCATTGCCAATCCGCCTTACCGGCCGGTTGGTGGCGGCTATATCAGTCCCCAGGCGGGGATTGCCCGGGCCTGTCATGAGCTTACAGCTACGCTGCAGGATGTTGTGGCGGCGGCCCGTTATCTGGTAAAATATCGGGGCCGTTTCGCCATGGTGCATCTGCCGGAACGGATGGCAGAAATTCTCAGTGTTATGGGGGCCGCCGGTTTGGAGCCAAAACGGTTGCAACTGGTGCATCCTCATCTGAACAAAGGGCCCAATATGCTGCTGGTAGAAGGCATCCGCGGTGCCAGACCAGGCCTGGAGGTACTGCCGCCGCTCATTGTCTATGAAGGTGACGGCAGCTATACGGAGGACCTGTTGCAGTATTATCCGAAAGAAATCCGGCAAATGGCAGTTAAGGAAGGCAGGCAAATGCTTAGATGA